The following nucleotide sequence is from Molothrus ater isolate BHLD 08-10-18 breed brown headed cowbird chromosome 12, BPBGC_Mater_1.1, whole genome shotgun sequence.
CTGTCACTGTGCAGGGAGCCAGTTCTGGGGACAGGAATGAGGATGTtgtcccttcccacagcaggacacagctgcagggctgtcccaaACCCTTAGACCCAATGGAAAGACGACACTGGCTCAATGTCCCAGTTTGCAGCACCAGAGAGCTTTCCTGAGGTCAGCCTGCCCACCCTTGATGTCACACTGCTGCCCTTGGCCCTGCAGGCACCTCCCTGAAGGAGGGCTGGGGTcacaggtggcactgggatTTGGGCAGTACCTTGCTGTGGACTCTTGCACGTGCAGTGTCACCAAGCAGTGGTGACCCACACTTTTCCATCgtgcccaaatcccagccctggcttcccagagccagcagtgcctgcgGGCTGTGTGGTGACCTGCACGCCTTCAGCTGCAGGACACACATCGAAGCATGGCCAAAGGTGTGAGCCACGTGTGGTGACAAGTGCTGGTGCTCAGGACACGTGGTGACATAGCCAAGGGTCTGTGACATGTATGGTGACATTTTCCAGGACATGGGATGTTCTGCGGTGTGTCTTTCTGCACACAGGGTGAAACACCCGGCGTGTTTGGTGGGTGTGGGTGGATCTTCCCAGGCTTTGATTCCGGCTGGATTGAAGCACAGTTTGTTGTCCGCAAGTGCCACCATGGCGGTGGCAGCTGTCACAGCACCGCGCTGGTGACGCTCCATGCCCCCGGCCACCTCCCCTGCCCGCTGCGCTCCCATCGCTCCCATCCCGGAGGTGCCGGCGGGCGCTGCGCGGTGCGTGGCCGGCGCCCGGCTGGCGTTTATCCTCTTAAGCCACCCCGCCGGGATCCGCCACTAATTCACCCTTAAACACAGGATTGTCAGGAACGGGGAAGGAGAGAATCGGCGGATTATCCCCCCGGCGCTGGCGTTAAACATGGGGAGCGGCAGCTGCTGCGTGAGGAGAGCTGGGGTGGTGTCTTGCTCCGTGTCCCATGGGGCACCAGCCCGGGATCAGCATCTTCCCCCAGATGTTTTGTGTCCcccccagccagctccaggctggttAGTGAGACAAATAATGGGAAATAAACGCAGAGCCCCCCACAGAGCTGAGGGATCGGCAGCAATCACTCAGCCCCGTGGGATGAACCAGCAATCCTGTTAGTGTTTCCCAGacccagagcctggcagaggaCTGGGACAGCCAGGGTGACATCCCAGAGGTGCCCAATCACCTGTTTAAGTTACCAGACCTCACAGCAAGAGGTTTTATGATGAAACAAGCAATATTTTTCCCTGTCTCAATGAGGATAGTGATTGTTGAGCTCCTTCCTCACATGCTGAAGGCTTTCAGCCACAGGACAGCGTGGCAAAAGATTCTCCAGGCCAAAACCAGCTGCTGGAATGTTTTTGGGACAGCCTTGAAGTCATGGAAatcacagaaacagcagcagctcgtTACCCACAGCACATAGGAGCTCATGGCTCCTGTTCTCTGCTGAGCCTGGAGTAAtcctcagagctgtgccactTGTGGTGCTAGCCAGAGGATTTTGTTGCCTTTCCCAAGTGGGGTGGTTTCCACTTGGGATAGGCAACAGCCAGATTTACCCACCAGATTTCCACAGGCAGATTTAtccaccagtgctgctgggggctggggccACACCAGCAAGGAGCCCCTGAtctgtgccacagctggggTGGCCCATTTGCAATTCCAGTGGCCCTTCAGGCAATGGGTGGGGAGTGAAGGCTGTGCCCGGGAGAGTGGGGAGGACGCCTTACCACCCCAGGCCTAGGGGAGCTGGTCTGCACTCTGGGCTTTAGTAGCTGGGAAAAATATCCTAACTTTTCAGCATAACAGTGACAGGGATGGGAATTAGAGCATCTTCCATTCATAGATACGAGTTTAGCCAAGTTAAATGCCCACAAATCATTTAGGTTTAACATTGACAATTCCCTGTGAACCTGGATGAGATTTCCAGTTCCCCAGGTTTTTTACCTCCATCATCTTGgtataaaaaacaaaaaaaaaaactctctcTTCCCTGCAAACCATAATTTTCTTCATGACCATGAATACAGCAAGACCAAAATAAAAGGggtggaaaacagaaaatgtcacTGGAGTTGCCCATCAGAGGACAAGCTATTGGCTGccaaaaagacaaagaaatctGCACCCTGTGTTCTCCTGAGGTGCCctttaaaaggaataaaacatgTGACACACCTCTAAAGGGAATatctgctgtgcccagccctgaaaAGTAGTAGCCAGGGAGCACCAGGGCAGTGGGAATCGccccctcctggggctgttcACGGTCCCCTGGACTCCCTGGCATGGCCATGGGCAATACACTGGAGGAATGGAGTCACAGACCCTCCCACTGACCCTTCTTGGGGACTGGTGCAGGGAGCACCTCCTCTCCAGTCCCCAGAGCAAACACGGAGCTTGGGAGGGGCTCAAGGGGCATCCCATGGCAGACAGACAGGAGAAATGTAAAAGTgtcttttaatataaatataaatccATCTGAAGCGCTGCAGGAGAGGACCGTGCCCCGCGAGGGATGCCCGGGAGGGAGGTGGGCGTGGCGGGACCGGCCGGCAGCCGGGGGAGCGGAGCCGGCATCACCTGGGCACCCGAGGGCGAGCGGGGCTACAGCcggggcagcagcagcgccagcagcgcCAGCAGGGCCGGCAGGGCCGGCAGGGCCAGCGGGTGAGGGTGCGGGGCGGCGGCCGAGCCCCGCAGCGTGGCCTGGTTGGTCTCAGAGGCCGGCGAGCTCTGGGCGCTGGCCAGGCGGCCCCGGGcgctgcacagctcctgcaggttcCCCTGGAACTGGATCTTGCGGGACTCCTGGCGCAGCGACTCCCACACGGTGGCCGCTTCCACGGGGCATCGCGACAGCACCTCGCTGGCGCAGGTGTGGAAATCATCCCAGGACCTGGGGAGGAGGGCGGGGGTCGGGGGCGGTGCTGGTGGCGGGTGACCCCGCCGTCCCAGCGGCTCCCACACGGACACTCACTTGCAGATGGCGTCCAGCTCCTGCGCCTCGTCGCcgccctcctcctgctgctgctgccggaCGCTCTGGGCCATGCTCTCCCCCAGGCTCAGGAGGCATTCGGCGAAGCCCTTGTAGATGGTGTCGCACTGTCCCGCCATGCTGACGGGCTCCTGGCTCGCGGCTGcggggcacagagaggagaCACCGGGCTGAGCCCCCGCCTGCCCGGCTCAGGGCAGCGTGGCGTGAGCGTGTCACCTCTGAAATGTGGCGAGAGGCTTCCACGTCCCCCCGGACAGCgccatcccctccctgggcactgcagtgaCCCTTCGCTCCCGGCCCGGGAGCCCGAGGCGATGTGACGGCCCCGCAGCGATGCTGCCATTCACCTCGGGCCTCCCCGGCTCTCCCCAGAGCCATCTGTCCTGGCCTTTATCCCCTGACAGCAAAGATTAATTTGTGactacaacaacaacaaaaaaaaaaaaaaaaacaaagcaaaggctCAGCAAGCTGGAGTCCCTGCTCTGACTGCAgtgggaaagagagggaaaggggaaaacaaaggggaaagagaaggggaaagtgggaaagagaaagagagagggaaggggtaaagggaaggagaaggggaaggggaaaggaaaaaggaaagtggaaaaagaagggaagaagaaaggtgggaaggggaagggggaagagaAAGATGGAAGGGGGAAGAGAAAGATGGAAGGGGAAGGTGaacaggaaggggaaaggataaagagaaaagggaaagggaaaataggGAGGGGAagtgagggagagaaagaggaagaaaaaggaaaaggcacaAGTGCAGGTCTGGCTGTTCCATTCTGAgaagcccctgctctgctccacaaACAATTCACCACTGGCACTGGCCATACCCTGGTGCTGGACACAGGACAATGGGTGACAGGGTGTGTTCATGAGGACTTCCAGTGCATCCATGACTGGTGGGAAGCCCAAATGGAGCTGGTGTGTGACTGGGTCACAGAGAAAACCTTCATGTTCCTCAGCTCTTCCCCAGAGGTTCTGTAGGCCAGAAGATGTGGGGTCCCTGTGCCAATTCACAGGAGTTACAAGAGTTTTGGAAGTGACATGGGTGTGCACCAGGGAGGTTTCTAATTGaggagagccctgcaggggACCCCTGTGGAAAGATAACCCCAGAAACAGCTGAAAGTTTCCTGGTGACTGCTGAGGCAGCCAGGACGTCTCCAGGAAGCTTGTGTCTTGCTGCTGGCATCCCATGCCTGCACCCCTGAACAGGGTCCTGAGCAAAGTGGCTGTGGTCGAGACTAACACCAGGGCAAGCCTGACACGATCACAGGGCACTTTTGGTGCTTGCAATGAGAACCCCCTGAGCACAGCACCGAGGAAAGCCTTGGACTGATGACAGACACGTGGGTCACAGACATTGCAGGTATCAGTAGAGAACGTGGGATCCAATGCTCCTCTTTTCACCCAGGCAGGCACAAGCCTGCCTCCCACCAGCCCAAGGacccagcagctggcagggccagATGATGCCTCCCttcagcctctccctgctgcaggctgaggttTCACCTCCTGGGCTCCTCTAAGGTCCGGCACaagcccttccctctgctcagctccctcGGCAcgaggctgggcagggcgggcaaagaaggagaaagcaggagggcaaatcatctctgctgctctgctgcaaaaCCGTGGGGAAAAACCTGCCCCCGGCTCCGTCAGGAAGAAAGCCCAGGGGAAAAGCCCAGGGGAAGTTTCCCAGGGCGCTGCAGAGCATCCCGAGCTCCCCAGCGAGTGCAgccatcctgctcctggggaagggTCGGAGTCGCCCAGCCTCTGAGCCTAAAATCCACCAGGGGTTTGGTGATCCATGGCCTTCAATGTCCGTGCAGCCGGACCACGTTAATCCCAGGTTCCCCATCTCTCCTCAGAGCAGAGATGTCACTGGGTACCGCTGTGCTCCGCATCCTCCCTCGGCGCTCGGAGGAGCTGGAGTGTGGAGGGGACACGCTGGTGCCAGTGAGGCTCAGGACCTGCCGGGTGACAGTTCCCCAGCGATCAGGATGCCCTCCGGCCCCGCTGAAcgagggcagcagggaaagccagCGGGTGCTGGGGTGGGCACGCAGGGCTGGAGAGCCGGAGCTCGGGAACCGTCCCCGCCTGAGCAGAGACACCCCGGACAGCGCCGTGAAGCCGCGTTCCTCCTTGCCCGGCATCTCAGCACACGGGACAAGAGTGGATGGATCGCTGAGCCGAGGGGCCACCGGGCACCCCGCTCCCCGCAGCTACAGAGGGAGCGGGACGCGGCCGTGGTCCCGCTCCCACCCgcccgcccccagccccggcggGGAGAGCCCGGGGTGTCGGtcccgcagcccggcccggAGCGGTCCCGCGGCACTCACCGAGGTGCAGGAGCAGCGGGCACAGGACGCCCAGCAGCCGCCAGCAGCCGCCGCCCATGGTGCGGaccccgcgccgccgccgccgagtgctccgcgcccgccgccgccggcagccccggccccgccgcccgcccccggcccgccggcaccgccccggcccAGCCCCCGGCACGCCCTGCCGGCCCCGCCGAGGGGCGGAGAGCCCCGGGGCTGGACCCCGGCCCCTGCAGTtcacggaatcacagaatggtttgggttggacgGGACCGAACAAACCATCTCGTTCCAACccggcagggacaccttccagccCTGTGCAACCTGGTCTTGTgaacgcttccagggatggggcagccacagcttctctgggcaacctgtggcCCACTGTCtgcacagggaagaaatttttcctaatatccaatctaatcCTGCCGTCTatcagtgtgaagccattcacccttgccctgtcactccatgcccttgtccaaAGCCCTTCTCCAGTTCTATTGGAGCTCCTGTATCTATTGGGAAGGTGCTGTAAGGtcttcccagagccttctcttctccaggaaggaggagcagccagagacATTTTTGCTGTGAAAAGAGGAATGAATGtccccttcctgcagccagTAGCCCACCAACAATCCCCTCTCCCTGGAAGCAGAGACCATTATGTCCTGCTGGACTCACACAGGAAAGCTTGAGCAGAGACTCAGGAAACAATCTGGAAAGAGAGAAGTGACGGTGGCCCATCACCTCAGGTTCCAGCCTGGAGATAGTTTGATATACTAAAAGACCCCTGAGTCTTCCCTCCATCACACAACAGAAGGTCTCCACGTCTTTTTTCTCAAAAAGTTTTTTATTGAATTGTTCTCAATgttatttccaaaaaaaaaccaaaaaaaacaaaaaaaaaaagaacaaaaccccccaaaacttcaaaatttagataaaaagaaaaacctcgTTGTAAAATCAAAACTAATGTCTGAAACATGGACATGCTCCAATGCACAACAGAACCGTGGCCCCCCAGGGCTCTTGCagtttgctgctgcctcagcaccctgacccagagcccctccccagggcactCCAGAGGTATCAGCCCTGCCCAAACCTGCCTCACTGCGCCAGGCGGGCCGGGCACTCCCCTGCGGATCTGGAACTAACGAACCGCAGAGTAACTAACTAATTAATGAATTCTATCTAACCCTCTCGCTCAGCTGacctcctccctgtgcctgcagcctgccagggaggaggagtTTGAGCCCTTCCCTAAGGTGTGGGTACAGGTTTCTGGCCAgcgaggagcagcccctgggctgagCGCACGCCTCGCTGCTCCCACGCTGATCCAAACTTTTATAGGGCAAGGAATCCATCGGCTTCTGCTGCACGAGACACGGACTGCCAGCCAGCCTTGGGGACGGATGGGCAGGTGAAGAAGAGATTTAACTCTCAAAAAAGAGGCTATTTAGGAAAAATAAGCCAAGTGAATGTTCAGTGACTATTTGGAACTATACACAGATGGTGTTCGCCTTAGAGACATCACACACGCGTTGATGATTTCCTGGCAGGAGCTCTTGACACCAGCCAGGCGTCGTTAGTAACTACAGATCTGCTGGGTGGGCTCTGGTGGAGCAGCCCAccaggcaggcagctcctcctAGGTCATGCCAGGGGTGACCAGGCCCTGCAGCATGATCATGAGGCGACGCGCAGGCTTGCTCAGAGGGTTGTGGGGTTCCACCTGGAGGAACTGGAAGAGCTTTTGCCGCACCTGGTTCATGACTGACCCCATGTGGTCTCGGGTGATGGGGTCGCTTTGGTCAAGGTGCATCACTGCATCCTCCAAGTAGCTGAAGGAGAGAGAGCGAGGTTAGGACCAAACCCAGAATatgatcccaatcccattcAGTTCGTGTTAGTGCTGAAGATACAGTTTTGCTCCCCGCTCCACCCAAACTCTGCAGTATGTTCAGCTGTCACGAAATCAATGTTCCTGACTCACAGCAGAGTCCACCTATCCCTTCCTAAACATGTGAGGTCAGCCTacagctcccagcctgcccaccTGCGCCACAACCTGGCTGCTGGAAccaaggcagaggcagcagccagtGAGAACTGCCCACAGTGCTGGAGGTGACTCTCAGTAGATATTTTCTTAAGTACCTTTAAACACAATTAGTCACTCATTAGACAGTAAAACCCCTCAGCAGTGAGGCTCAGTTTGTGTAGGGTTACAATAAAATCCATCCAGGAAGGGGTGGGATAAGATCAAAACTTTTACCAACAAGATACTCTGAAGTTCAGATGAGCCATCAGCTTTTAAACCACAGCCTGAGTAAGGCAATGTGGTCACTGCAGGTTTTCAAAAACAATCCAGTTTAAACtttacagcagcagctttaaCCCTAATTACCAGCCTGTAACTTGAAGgtcttttcagtttttctagCTTGCTTATCCTTATTGAGTTAAAAACTCAATTCAAGTAATTTTTCCATACCAGCCACAGTCAAAACCTGTAGGTTAACAAAACCTTAACAATTCAGCTTTTAAGGGCAGATAGCAGGGTTTTGACTCAGACACTAAAAATGTACATGGCAAGTATCAGTACAGTCACTATTTTGTCACAGAAGCTTTGCTTGGAACATCTACCAGAAATTATACCAGtagctcctgctgcagcctcccacTGAGCCTTTCTGACAGTCACGACAAGAAAGTGCTGACACAAAGTCCAGGGATGGGTCAAGAGTTGAGGACAGAGCAAACTTGCCCTGGACACTGTACTGTCCAGGGGACATGGCACTATCCATCCCTTCTTTTGCCTCCACAAGGAAATCATTCCTTGGGGAATGGGGATTGCTGTCACAGGCTGCAAATATTTACAGGCTACAATTCCAGAGGTACCAGCACCTA
It contains:
- the NRN1L gene encoding neuritin-like protein isoform X2, translating into MGGGCWRLLGVLCPLLLHLAASQEPVSMAGQCDTIYKGFAECLLSLGESMAQSVRQQQQEEGGDEAQELDAICKSWDDFHTCASEVLSRCPVEAATVWESLRQESRKIQFQGNLQELCSARGRLASAQSSPASETNQATLRGSAAAPHPHPLALPALPALLALLALLLPRL
- the NRN1L gene encoding neuritin-like protein isoform X1, with product MGCQQQDTSFLETSWLPQQSPGNFQLFLGLSFHRGPLQGSPQLETSLVHTHVTSKTLVTPVNWHRDPTSSGLQNLWGRAEEHEGFLCDPVTHQLHLGFPPVMDALEVLMNTPCHPLSCVQHQAASQEPVSMAGQCDTIYKGFAECLLSLGESMAQSVRQQQQEEGGDEAQELDAICKSWDDFHTCASEVLSRCPVEAATVWESLRQESRKIQFQGNLQELCSARGRLASAQSSPASETNQATLRGSAAAPHPHPLALPALPALLALLALLLPRL